A single window of Falco rusticolus isolate bFalRus1 chromosome 6, bFalRus1.pri, whole genome shotgun sequence DNA harbors:
- the STX7 gene encoding syntaxin-7, with protein MSYSAGFGDPNQLAQRITSNIQKITQCSAEIQRILHQLGTPQDTPELRQQLQQKQQYTNQLAKETDKYIKEFGSLPATSEQRQRKIQKDRLVGEFTTALTNFQRLQRQAAEKEKDFVARVRASSRVSGGASEDSHKEGTLVSWDSQPQVQVQDEEITEDDLRLIEERESSIRQLEADIMDINEIFKDLGMMIHEQGDVIDSIEANVENAEVHVQQANQQLSRAANYQQRSRKKMCILIIILAVGVLLLGIIIWFSTKQASGKSVVTGI; from the exons CTGCCGAAATACAAAGAATACTACATCAGCTTGGAACACCACAAGACACACCTGAGTTGAGGCAACAGCT gcaacagaagcagcagtacACCAACCAACTTGCCAAAGAAACTGACAAATACATTAAAGAGTTTGGATCTTTGCCTGCAACAAGTGAACAG cgtcaaagaaaaatacagaaagaccGTCTTGTGGGGGAGTTCACCACAGCACTAACAAATTTCCAAAGACTTCAAAGGCAagctgctgagaaagaaaaagactttgtAGCCAGAGTAAGAGCCAGCTCAAGGGTATCT GGTGGTGCTTCTGAAGATAGCCACAAAGAAGGAACACTTGTCTCTTGGGACAG tCAACCGCAAGTACAAGTGCAAGATGAAGAAATCACAGAAGATGACCTCCGTCTTATTGAAGAGAGGGAATCTTCCATTAGGCAGCTTGAG gcAGATATTATGGACATCaatgaaatttttaaagatCTAGGCATGATGATTCATGAACAAGGTGATGTGATAG acagcatAGAAGCCAACGTGGAAAATGCAGAGGTACATGTGCAGCAAGCAAACCAGCAGCTGTCAAGAGCAGCAAACTACCAG CAAAGGTCCCGAAAGAAGATGTGCATCCTCATTATTATACTTGCTGTTGGAGTATTACTTCTTGGAATCATCATATGGTTTTCTACAAAACAAGCCTCTGGCAAAAGTGTTGTAACTGGTATTTAA